Proteins from a single region of Aquirhabdus parva:
- a CDS encoding formylglycine-generating enzyme family protein: MQMSKKTFYTFALVTLIGGLGAFIVWHWYTPKPHPNAQNTLGDLQHCKLYSGTPSEWPQDKQAGMVKIHGGEFQFGSTHGYPDEKPFGKTTVKGFWIDQTEVTNAQFQAFVKATGYVTEVEQEGGGAIFITPTEKELTERPNAWWKYVKGASWHTPEGLNSTISTRLNEPVVLVTQRDAETYAAWLGHELPTEQEWEYAAKANVEEDDDFTHADLEHHHDMHHQPEDAQGLPTANFWQGDFPLRNENTDHFAGRAPVGCFKPNPWGLYDMIGNVWEWTRDAYRGGHQPHGNGDPLASLKAEHTALFPQAQMVVKGGSYLCAANYCSRYRASARQPQEANLGTGHVGFRTVWHEP; encoded by the coding sequence ATGCAAATGAGTAAAAAAACATTCTATACATTCGCGCTTGTAACTCTCATCGGCGGACTAGGTGCGTTCATTGTGTGGCATTGGTATACACCAAAGCCACACCCTAACGCACAAAATACATTAGGCGACCTTCAGCATTGTAAGCTGTATTCAGGGACACCCTCGGAATGGCCACAGGATAAGCAAGCGGGTATGGTCAAGATTCATGGCGGTGAATTTCAATTCGGATCGACGCATGGTTACCCCGATGAAAAACCTTTTGGCAAAACCACTGTCAAAGGATTTTGGATCGATCAGACTGAAGTGACCAATGCTCAATTTCAAGCCTTTGTTAAAGCAACGGGCTATGTAACTGAGGTAGAACAAGAAGGCGGTGGAGCAATTTTTATTACCCCCACTGAAAAAGAGCTTACTGAACGTCCAAATGCTTGGTGGAAATATGTCAAAGGTGCCTCTTGGCATACTCCAGAAGGCTTGAATAGTACGATTAGCACGCGCCTCAATGAGCCCGTAGTTCTGGTCACACAACGTGATGCCGAAACGTATGCGGCGTGGCTGGGACATGAATTACCCACGGAACAAGAATGGGAATACGCCGCTAAAGCAAATGTCGAAGAAGATGATGATTTTACACATGCTGACCTAGAGCATCATCATGATATGCATCATCAACCCGAAGATGCACAAGGGCTACCTACCGCTAACTTCTGGCAGGGCGACTTCCCCTTGCGCAATGAAAACACAGATCACTTTGCAGGTCGTGCACCCGTCGGATGCTTTAAGCCTAACCCGTGGGGTTTATACGACATGATTGGCAATGTTTGGGAGTGGACACGCGATGCCTATCGAGGTGGTCATCAGCCACATGGCAACGGCGACCCGCTGGCAAGTTTAAAAGCTGAGCATACCGCTCTCTTCCCACAAGCTCAAATGGTCGTGAAAGGTGGCTCTTATCTCTGTGCAGCGAATTATTGCTCTCGATAT